Genomic window (Croceicoccus sp. Ery15):
AATATGGCAGCCAACATGCGTGGCATGACCAGCCGTTCCATCGGCGACACGCCGATCACGCGCATGGCATCGACCTCTTCGGTCAGCTTCATCGTGCCGATCTGCGCGGCAAAGGCGCTGCCGGAACGGCCGGCGACCATGATCGCGGTCATCAGCACGCCCAATTCACGAAAGGCGAGCCGTCCTGTCAGGTTGATCGTGTAAATTTCTGCCCCGAACTGGGCGAGTTGCGCAGCCCCCTGTTGGGCGATGACAATGCCGATCAGGAAGCTCATCAAAAGAATGATGCCCAGCGCCGATACGCCGACCAGTTCGAACTGCCGGACCAGCGCGGTCATCGGAAAGCGGCGCGGATGGCGGATCAGCGAACCCATTGCCAGCACCGTCGCGCCCAGGAAATCGACCACGCCGACCACACCGCTGGCCCAATTGAGCACGATTTTGCCCATCGATTCGGCCACGCGGTCCACCACCCCGTGCCGCGGCGGGGTGATATCGGCATCGGTCGCGCAATCGTCGACCGCGTCCATCAGGCGCTTTGCCTTGCGGCTGGCGCCGTCGATCCGCGCATCCAGTGCATGGGCGGCGCGCATCACGACCCATGCGCCGACCGTGTCGATGTCCTGCACTTGCGAGATATCGATCGCCGCCAGCGAATCGCTGGCGCGCAGGTAATCGTCCAGCGGTGCGACCGACGAAACCGTCAAAGGCCCCGTCACCACCAGCACCGGGCCGCCGTCACCCTCTTGCGTTTCGAATTCCGCCCATACGCGCATGCGACGGGTCATGGGCGAAAAAGCGCCCGCTCACAAGCGTCTGGCGACGGGCGCACACAACCCATCACCCCTTCCCCTTGGCGATTGCCGCGTTTCTAGATGCTTGCCCACGGGGCACAGCGCTGGCAAAGCGCCGCAGATGAACGATATTGCGACCCCCGCCACCCAATTGCCCAAGACTTTCGATCCGGCGGAGATCGAAGCGCGCTGGTATGCGCATTGGGAAGAAAACGGCCTGTTCCGTCCCGAACGTCCCGATGCCGAGGGTTTCACCATCGTGAACCCGCCGCCGAACGTGACCGGCAGCCTTCATATCGGCCATGCGCTGGATAACACGCTGCAGGATATCGTGATCCGTTACGAACGCCTGCGCGGCAAAGATGCGCTGTGGGTCGTGGGTACCGACCATGCGGGCATTGCGACGCAGATGGTGGTGGAACGCAATCTCAACTCGCAAGGCATCAAGCGCACCGACATGAGCCGCGAGCAATTCCTCGACCATGTGTGGGAGTGGAAGGGCCAGTCGGGCGGTACGATCACGCGCCAGCTGCGCCGCCTTGGCTGTTCGATGGACTGGAGCCGCGAACAATT
Coding sequences:
- a CDS encoding ABC transporter permease → MRVWAEFETQEGDGGPVLVVTGPLTVSSVAPLDDYLRASDSLAAIDISQVQDIDTVGAWVVMRAAHALDARIDGASRKAKRLMDAVDDCATDADITPPRHGVVDRVAESMGKIVLNWASGVVGVVDFLGATVLAMGSLIRHPRRFPMTALVRQFELVGVSALGIILLMSFLIGIVIAQQGAAQLAQFGAEIYTINLTGRLAFRELGVLMTAIMVAGRSGSAFAAQIGTMKLTEEVDAMRVIGVSPMERLVMPRMLAAIFMMIPLGFFSSVVAIIGGAFIASVALDIPFFTFLLRIREVVPLTDVWVGVIKAPVFGLIVALAGCYQGMQVSGNAEEVGLRTTMAVVQAIFMVIVLDAFFAVFFSEIGWV